The following coding sequences lie in one Treponema primitia ZAS-1 genomic window:
- a CDS encoding AIR carboxylase family protein, which translates to DALFSIVQMPKPIPVASVGVDNAANAAYFACELLSIKYTDLKEKLAAFRIKMKAEFARDNSLSANGGVDL; encoded by the coding sequence TGGACGCCCTGTTTTCCATAGTTCAGATGCCCAAGCCCATCCCGGTGGCTTCCGTTGGGGTAGACAACGCTGCCAACGCCGCATATTTTGCCTGTGAACTTCTTTCTATTAAATATACGGACTTGAAAGAGAAGTTGGCGGCCTTCAGGATCAAAATGAAAGCCGAATTTGCCAGGGACAATTCGTTATCAGCTAACGGAGGAGTGGATCTATGA